The Venturia canescens isolate UGA chromosome 10, ASM1945775v1, whole genome shotgun sequence genome segment TTCGGTGTTGCAATGACAAAAGTTAGCACTCAATCAAGAAAATTTGAGCTTGGAAGAAAAACATCTGGAGGTCGTCCCAATGATTtttctaaagtttttttttttcgatttttcgtaaacatctcgggataaaaaaatagtttgcATTGTTTCGCAGGTTGATATGTTAGCATATCatgaaaacattattttctcaaaatttgaattacctgacaaattttttagaggtgcTTCCAAtgtaatttatatatttttcatcaatctttctttttttatcgcgatttttcattaaaaaaggaaaaacttttaacGTCGTTGACTCCACgtctaaaaatttttttagataacCCACATTTTGAGagaattacttttttattacgtATTAATATAATCACTTGCgactttgaggaaaaaaaatatattttttttctaatttgcCCACGTCTCTACATTTTTGCACGTGAATCATTGTAGTGCCACTAAATTTAGTTACGGAATAATCCGCACATATATTACAACCGATTTTTGATagggatgaatttgaaaaacactATGACGTCACGAATCGGCATATTCGCGCTTATAAGAGTGTGGCAGGGCTTGCGCTAGCTTCTCTTTTACACgttggtttttatttttaatacttggtgtCGAgacgctaccgcgtctcttgatataaaaATTATCCAAGTTTTAAGGAAATCTGGCTTCGTTAAAGTCTTAACgtggtttatttttttccgttaaTAAAATTTCCTATTatatgaaacgaattttttcgttgtaaATAACGTAAAAAGCAGCTAAACTAGTGGAAATTTATAGGACAGAGAATAACTCGAGCGTTATTATTTGACCAGAACTCAGACTTGCGCAGCGACCTACGAACAACGCTTCAGCAAACCAAtccaagtaaaaaaaaatcgatgacgTCGAACAGCTAATCCACTTTTTACAACTATGCTCTAATGAAATAGGAAAAGGGATCAAGAATGATTTTTGATTTCTAGCCAAAGGTCCACTTCACATCGCTCGATCAACAAACTTATTCaaacttcgaaaaaataattttcattactATGAAaagccaagaaaaaaaatcaattctagAGTGAAAtcaaaggaaaatatatgaaaatagtATTGTTTTTCGATTCGAACATTGAATTATTGATTTACTCAAGCTCAGGGGGCGGGGGTTTTGTGAGAGAAGATGCAGTTGAAAcattttagaattttattccgttatcatgatattcgaaggaatttcattcaataattaatgaaaatttccaTTCCATATCGATGTACAATTTTGGCCACTCACGTGAAGGCCAAATTGCCGGTTTTTCGTCAGAACATTCATATTATGAATGAGATTCCCACATAGCAGTTCCATCAGGCCTGATTACATTGATTGGAGATAATTTTCCACGATTTCCacaattgaaaaagaatatgacaaattaaaagaaatgaaaactacGCGGAAAGCTCGTGGTGGATTTCTTGTAAAAGTGACTCAGTTGTCAAGACGTTGTGCATTTGCAGAACATGAATCATTCTTCAAATAATGTaggtaaaacgaaaaattttgtaataatgcTGCCATTACCAATCAATCTTTTGGCTggtttatcgtttttttctttcattttcttttagaATAAAACATCTTTTAACCATTTGAGgggcacatttttttattgaacaaatttccAAAATCATAGGTGTTCTAAAGGTTTTTGGATCGCTGATTACGATTCTGGCGtaaaaattgggaaattcAAGATGGCCGATCCAAAATGGCGACTATTTATGATTAATTCCGCTATCTTTCTTTCATATGGCACGAAATTCGGTATAGAGAGGTTTTTGCGATAGCTGATTATGATTCTGGCGTCagaattccaaatttcaagatggcggatccaatatggcgacCACAATGAGTATAAAATCATATATAGGTCTCATTGAGTGTTGTAAACACTAAAAATTCGTCAATATATTCTTCTCCCTCTCAGCATGACTCAGAACTAACGACGTAGACGTGGAGAAAAACTAGTTtcgtttatttctcttttttttttcatttaaaaacgttttaaacatatttcagaattttgattaattttctcataagaaaaataatcctACCTATTTTTACGCTCTACCGATTTCACTTCCGAACGCGTAACTTTTTATAGTATTGCGTACCTATACCAATAGGAAACAATTTTATTGCTATTTTTTATATGCACTACGGCTAGCACCTAGCTgctcgggaaaaaaattttgcatgaaaatttgtttctaagcaacaaatataatttttgaaatcaatttataaataataatttttttctcagaattcaatttttgaaaattctagcgtgtcgaaaattctgaaaaaaatatatgttacagtACTAGATATGAAGctcaatttattcgaaaaaaaacaagtttttgcgGTTTTAATTatgtataataataataaataaacaaatatacaCTTTTTTCCATGAGTATCTTGTAGCTTGAACCTTCAAGTTACTAGAAACAACATAGCAGTATAAAGGTATTGCAAAATACAAcggcaataataaaaaataaaaaaaattcgtgcaCAAACGTATTTTGCAAACTTCGCACTCATTTTACTGGCGTAAAGCAGCGATATTACGTCTCAATGTTCATGAAAGTTTTCATTACTTCGTCCCTACTCTCGGGAGTTTCGGTTGGAGGGTACCGAGATAGGACGTTCCCTTTCCTGTCAATCGTAAATGTAGTGGGGTGCCCAACGATATCGTTACCTGTTATACGTGCACCATCCATCATCAGCCATTGCCATAAAGGATGAGCATAATAGCCGTTGACCTTAAGTGTTGAAAATACGTCGAATGTGACATTATACTTTTTGAGACACGTCAAAATATCTGGAtacgaatcatttttttcagtgttgAGCTGTTTCGTAGGAAAAGCTAAGACTCGTATACCCGTATCGGGTTCCCATTTTTCGTAGAGGTCCTGTAAATCTTTCCAGTACGTATCCTCTGGTCCGCACTTGTCCGATACAGTTGTCACTAATAAAGGATAATCGATGTAACGACGTAAGCTGACTTTTGTTCCGCGATCGTTTTTCACATTGAATTGATAAATTGTTTGGACGTTTCCCGGATCTGGGTTTGCGCGAAAAGCATTTCTCGACATCCACACGCCAAATACTATTAGGACCAGCACACACACCACTGCCAACGATAACATTGCAATGAATTCTGcaatatgattttttattttctattaaaAAGTGAATTAACAGATCCAGTCATTATGGCTATTTcgttgaggagaaaaaaaattctttaaccCGCAAACTTGgggtataaaataattttgcaaCTTCAAATCTATATATAATACTTAAAAACTCCGTTTTGCATTGTAGATTATTTTGCTCATATATCTCGTTTCTTTTGACGGATACATTATATTGTCTTTTAACAGAATACTTAAAATGGatgtttatgaaaaactttCTGAGCATTAAGGTTCGTTATTTTGAAATCATCAACTGTTCGAAAAGAGCATATTTGGAAATGATTTCAAACACTATTTTTCCGAATTCGTTATCGAATTGTTTTTCGTACATAGCAATTGTGTATATCGTGatatattgatgaaaaatagaagACAATAAAATAACGGAGACACAAAGTTTCATGGTTTCTCAACAATTCTTCAAAGTTATCATTATCCAGATAGTTcaggaataaataaatatatacatataaaatgATGACATTTCTCAAAGAAAACTCGACTAGAAGTGAACTCTGTATTTATAGAATTCATAGCATTGCATGACCTAAAATAGTATACGATACTCATAAATTAAGTTACTCTATTAAATATACGGCGTTTTAGCACGCCACACTGTGCAATAATAGATAATCTGAGTTACACGTATCGTAATGTACTATCATCGATACGAACAGTTCTACATTTGTCCAGAAACTTGattgttttcgaaatgtttttgAAATGTTCACCAAGTTTTATCGTTTCATCATAGAATTCTCAATATAGAATGGCAAATTCTACTTGTCGGaatatgttttctttttcgataGGAGTCAGGAATATCTAGgaaattttttgtgattttgcTATAATGTGACccgttattgaattttttatacttACTTTCACGAGTGAATAGAATCCCAGCCTTATTGAGCTCTTCTTTTGCAAGAAGCAGTTTTTCTGTCGGAATTTTCCTTATCCGCAATTTTGCTGTTGGTATTTTCCTTATTGGCAATTTCGCTGTTGGCATTTTTCTTATCGGCAATCTTGCTGCCGACATTTTTGATGCAACCCTATTATGAGATGAGCGGACGATCAGTATTATGTAGTCCGCTAATACGTACCCCCTTGTTCGCTAAAGAATGTGAAGAAGTCATCTGACCTAACCCCGAGTTTctaaaaatagaattttccAACTGGTTCAATCGATAATTTAATCGTTCAATAaagaaatttcttttctcaatttatatattattttatatgtATAATAATTTCAAACGTTCATAATGACTAACCTGATGTAATCGATGAATTCGAGTTCcgtgataaaaatttaataaacggCTCTCACATAGGTACGACGATAAGATTTCCTTGTCCAAAATTTATTGGAAATGACAGAAGAGTTTGCAGGCATTCGGAATCAGATTACTAATGACGATGGTTGAAACTTTGCACCAGTTTCTTTTGCATACATTTATATGGAAATTGTACTCAACTATTATATTCCCGACTGGTCGAAACGTGACTTCCTGCAGTTTTATTGTTCTACCATACGTGTTCAATCTTCTTGACCTTGCCTGCAAAGCTGGTTTCGAATACAATATGTCCGGGGTTGGTGACAATTTTTCCCCGTATTTTCCTTGAcacattcgaattttttaaataacattttaaggagtttcggtacaaaagtctaaatattaagaaattgatcaaatttggtgataatgttcttcaacatcaagtgcgaaaacacaaattttttcaaaattttcttctacttagttatcgagtaattatgcattaaagcagatttcttatgcccggaatgtatacctatatatatggaaacgctatgcttatctagagtcgcggtagcgactctgagacaagtacatttatgtatgacgagtcgcttctagagagtctttaccggagcgagagtgtttttcagctgttttcgataacactcaaaatttatttctttaataactgaataattacagtattccaaagaatcctgcaagatgacgtattttttatttttttttatctttcgatcgcgacctctacgaactctgtagcttaacgcattgaaaagatattaattatttattttttaatttcatcaaaaaatgttgcattttttcgcacacattttttatgtttctttgttttttctttagtgacaaatctggtgccataatacattttatatatctatatatttttttctggtgtcataatacaaattgtatacctatatattttcatgaatctgttcatgcttcaaaaatttggaaagtgacagttccccgttgtattcaaaatttaagctgtcaatttcacgaaatgttatcgaatcattcagagattaaaggataccacatgttcgttttaccaagaaatctgagtcacgtattgtggccgaatcttttttttaatgttcttttagtcggtgtgatgctatcgtttaatgttcttttagtaggtatgatgctatcgagtaaatcgttggattgggcttttttttactcgtgcttatcgttgatgataagcattggagtgaatttaagtgaagaatgcgccaaatgtacattcgtacattctttattttttgtatgagcaaaacttgcaggaaaaaaataattacgcgcgtcatcgtacgaggttagaatgatgtgtcggtgcatacgcagtagagaaacgatctcgaccccttttcaccaagggcacaagcaaaatccatctctcgtaggtggcttgatagttttcgatttctaggtcgacggctccatggttttcgatgtctagatagatttctcccaggttttcgaagtctaggtcgacagctccatggttttcgatgtctagatagatttctcccagattttcgaagtctaggtatatttctccatggttttcgatgtctaagtatatttctccacgattctcaatgtctaggtcgacggctccaagaatttcgatgtctaggtcgatgggtccgtagtttccgatgtctaggtatatttcctcatggttttcgatgtccaggtatatttgtccatagtcttcgatgtctacgtatatttctccatagttttcgatgtctaggtatatttcttcatggttttcgatgtctaggtatgattcatgatagtcgttgccattcacatcgacggcttcatagatttcgaccctaggtatatttcttaacggcttttgatgtctaggtcgacagctctatggttttcgatgtctaggtcgaaggctccatggttttttatgtctaggtcgacggttccatggtttttgatgtccagatcgacggctccatagttttcgatatctaggtcgacgactgcaaggttttcgagatttaagtcggcgcctccatagttttcgatgtccagatatatttcttcatggttttcaatgtctaggtatatttttttccactgtttccgttatccaggtcgtcggcgctatagtttttaatgtctaggtatacttctccatgtttttcgatgcctaggcatatttctccatggtttttcatgtccaggtatagttctccatagttttcgctatcccggtcgacagttccataattttccatgtctagctatgtttctctacggtttgcgatgtctaggttgatggatccatggttttcaaagtttgggtcgatagctctatagttttcgatgtccaggtcgacggctccacagtttttgatgtctaggtattttccccgtagctttcgatgtcgaggtcgatgactcaatggtttgcgatgtctggatatatttcatcatggttatcgatatcctgatcgaagactccatggtcttcaataacaggggagatttcaagaacccagaatatcgtgaataaatatcaccggacactgataaacatgaaactgtcaatctagatactggaacctaatgaaacatgatacgagatgaaaaagataatgaaacatggaaacgtcctctcaaacatcgaaaaacaatgacaataacagtgttaacatggtaatcattgagagattgttctcgaccccataaactacagcgacctaaatatcgaaaactatggagccgttgacctcgccatcgaaagccgtagagaaatatacctagacatcaaaaactcttgagaaatatacctggacatcgaaaactatggagccatccccctgtactcctgtttattcttattgaactgcttcaagattggtgggcttgaagacgctgttgcaataaaagtagcgctgcagcgctacaagaaaactattcacacgcttaatcgcacggaatgcaccctagttcggaataaattttcaaataaaatgtattgtgtatgatataaatattgaatccaaacggaaatgtgtaaaattgaattgaatattatagatgggtatatttgttgaatatatatatttttacaataattcaatttaacacattacatttttgattctttattcaattctcatggaaaacattttatttaataacaaatgaagaatttatattcgtctacgatatttgtttgattatatactgagatttcaattccctacacattccattttcgtttcatttgttatatcatatggaaaacattttattcaataattcacgagaaattggtttttaaatatccttttacattttaaaggagatttaaataaataaataaatccatgcctctgcatctttgtcatggcgacaattttcatcagctctccaaaattgaatattatcagatttgtagatgatcattatcattttcattatgctattttatcaaaaattggatagattccattgaaaaatataaataaaataacccaagataggagtgacgaataagatcaaggactacaaaaatatctaccgaagaagcaaacccattgtatggaaaaacactaagaaagtttaattctagtcaagggctcgacgcattgagaaaatttctggtggtctgaaaagaaaatgatgatagagatcttgcgattgtaattgcatacgtacaagctggtgacaatggttttgaaattctcagacttttggatacttctataaaaaaatgttaataatgccTGTGCTGTGTGTTCTGCCGTGTAGTTTATGGTTGTCaagtaagcagaaaaatgttcattattgacttgaatttaaagagaacttttaaaagtcttacgactattggatggaatcaaatcatttgaaatgtcatttatgattaaaagattttctgataaacgtttttccaaagtaaaacagtaattgcatgttttcgattgcagaatcttgtaacaatacgagccgctaccgcgtcccttgatccccagtgctgataaatgtggaagaggcttgtcgcagcttcactatttctcattcgtcatttattcatggtatgctatcgagtcagagcaatgtcagatggttccgcttggtggtatttttcatttcacacagaagttttggagactttgtcgtaacgaaccaagctcatggattcccaaagtattagaacttgttacgtacactttatactcgcttttcttgtggaaggtcattcctcggtcattcgagctttactcgacggacagggaattatttcttgtattttcctcgagttgacatattattttcacaccaccgttcatttcgtcctcgacaccgcgaaatcttgggtttttgaaaattcagccatagcaaaactaatgcgtgttttttttttcgtttccggtcttgcagagtcttgtttcgcggtacaataataggaagggacccggaaatttgcctggttcaaaagcaaaacaggcaaacgaaccggcaaacattttgttaatccgaaagaaggagtgataaaaacgttgtattcatcatttttaatcattaccttttgataaaacatcctaaaacagaatataaactgcacaactgataaactcgtttagcgtcatgttcaattttaattaaaattctacagtcaattgatttctgaagtaatattcaagtttcaattcgattttttgacgtcgatagattttgcagtggaaagggtgcacaatttcctaataatacttttaacttcaaaccgatacggagtgattttctacgatcgcaatattggtacatctgttcggaagaacaaaatcaattggtcaacatggttttacaaagtctcgggtgcctcatggaaatattccaagcttttggacctcataataaaaattctcatcgcttgtccagattgtgtgaaatctcaactgattcataccaagacattccttgagccaggggcttcaaatatataagtggatactgacaatgagattcatgggtcacttgtgagaatcgaaaaatccgaaatattgtctgaaaccttgtttatcagaactttcgaaaaacacgagaaacattctagatttaggtcaacaaaattttgctcaacgaccatttttcgcaattttcacctattttcacggtattttggaattcggcttcagcatgtcaaaataaatatatagagagagatgggtgtaggtgaatatataaactgctttattgggtgatcagatgtttcaattttatgatcattatttcaatttttcaatgtatcccataaaatttcagatttcgagtacacaaaaagtcgtcaaataaacctgcaacacagcacgaatgctgtaaaaaaactagagacaagtacatttatgccctctgggaagtcatctgtaaaatcatggaaatcaatggtcgtaagactttaaatccaagaaacaaaacgttgttaaataaatgcagaagttgccgagtacatcgcactacgaacaaaagaattacaaaagaagaaaaataggacacaacaaattacaaccacaaagaatacaaagacaaaacattacaaaaacaaattgcgactaaaataaattaagatcataaaaattttaaataaattacccacggaaaaaaattatataccaaaaaattgaaacaaaaaaaatttggccgttgtacttggcgttttactcgactttcgaatttgtgagtataagatacaggtaaattagataatattagctagaaaaaaaacgccaagtacaacggccaaattttttttgtttcaattttttggtatataatttttttccgtgggtaatttatttaaaatttttatgatcttaatttattttagtcgcaatttgtttttgtaatgttttgtctttgtattctttgtggttgtaatttgttgtgtcctatttttcttcttttgtaattcttttgttcgtagtgcgatgtactcggcaacttctgcatttatttaacaacgttttgtttcttggatttaaagtcttacgaccattgatttccatgattttacagatgacttcccagagggcataaatgtacttgtctctagtttttttacagcattcgtgctgtgttgcaggttttacacgtcaactttagtgatcaattactcgataactgtgtagaagaaaaatcttcaaaaatttgtattgtcaaatttggcactaaagaatatgttcaccaaattttataaaattctgcactttttgaaattttttatgcttttagcatggtttagcatggcaacattgtatcgcctgtaccgaaactccttaaaataaaaatataaataaacgtCGATGGCTTCCCAGAGCTCAAATTCAACGGATCAATTTGACGGTTCATAAGTCAGTTCGACCCACAATTCTTGCGGTACCTACTAATGTCAAATCGTTATCTTATGTGGTGAATCTTATATAAAAGTGCCAAGCGATTTTTGGTGTCGTTCTTCATACGTTATCTGATGAAAATTCAAGAACAATTATCGATCATGATAACTCTTTAacatttttctaacgttattcACCCCGTTTCGTCCCGAAATTTATCTTGAAATATGTGCAAAATCAAAGTACATTTTCTGGCTTTTCAGGGTAATAAATACAGAAAGCGTTTAATGAAACTgatgaaaagtaaaatttttccTTAAGTGCTTCGTTTTACCCCGATCTTTCTTATCTACTTTTCATGTTACTAACCCTCGAATCTTGCAACTGATAGCTAACCTTGAATACAAGAGAGTATACATTATAAGAACGGTGAGGAAAAATTCGGCAACATTTCATACATAGAAGATTATTGCTCGAAAGCTACTTAAGCTTTGACGAAAttttaacaaacaaaaaaatatttaaaataaatcCGTTAAGGAATTATCCTACTTCCCACTTGTTTGAAACGAACTCTCTCTCCTCTTCGTGGATGTCTTGGAGGAGCCGCCATCGTGGAAGtttagagaaaaaagacgaataACTTCATCATTATGATTCGATTAAACTATAACCGGAGACGTCACGTGCAACGATACAGTGAATCAATTAGAATCGCAGAAAACCGATGATAATTATCAGCTAAGTCTCTTCACGTAACTCTACCTAAATAAGAGAGAGGAATcaccaatgaaaaaattaaatgacacatttcatttccatcagaatttttatttatgctCAGGCTTTATTCAGCGATCGTAAagtgtttataattttcatttacaattgaAAAACTGAATAAGCGTTGGTTTTCAAGCCTCTAGACTTGAAATAAAAGGTTTACGTTACCTCTACGTGCTTTTAATTAATCGCTCAATTGAGCTCAGATCTTTAGTGTACTCGAAACGTCCCAAATAGTGGCCCATCTTGTCGACCACGAATATGGTGAAATCATGGTTAATTTCTTTACAATCTGTTACATCGATATCAGTGCAATACTGTTTGTACAGCCATTTCCACAATGGCTGGGCTCCTTCGCCTGTGACCTCAACTTTTGTGAATAAATCGGCTTCAAGCTTCTTATCGGTTGTAATAAATTCTTTGAAATCCACGTTCGTTTCATCCTTTTTGTCAGAATCGTTAAATTGGTTGCACAAAAATgccaaaatttttaattcattctTTGAACCTTTCAATTTATCGTATAATTCTTTTAATTCTTCGTAGTGATCCATGTCCGTGCCTAATTGGTTGGCCTTGCTCGATGCATTGAGTATGATCAGAGGATGTCCTTTGTATTTGTTTAAATTTATAAGATCGCCATCAATGTTTGTCGCCGTGAATTGATATAGTGATTTCGCTGTTTTCCAATCTTTACTCTGGTTTCGCAGTGGCTTGTCAGAGTCAAGTGTATCGTCGTCCGGGACTGTGGTAGCCCCGCGGTCGTCCGGGACTGTGGTAGCCCCGCGGTCGTCCGGTCTAGACTCGTGGTCGCCCGAGCTAGGCTCGCGGTCGCCCGGACTGGACTTGTCGGGACTCCGGTCAGTCGAATCGTCATGGTCATCCTTAGAATTTTTCTGCGACATCAACACCGCCATGATTACTAGTATAATCAGGCACAACAGCGCCACCACCCCACATATTGAGTATTTCACTgcaaatatatatttgaaaaaatcatatattcGAAATCATGAGGATATTGTAGTACTAGAAAAATACAACGAATTGCGATGGAAGTAAAACA includes the following:
- the LOC122417335 gene encoding glutathione peroxidase homolog BsaA-like yields the protein MSAARLPIRKMPTAKLPIRKIPTAKLRIRKIPTEKLLLAKEELNKAGILFTREKFIAMLSLAVVCVLVLIVFGVWMSRNAFRANPDPGNVQTIYQFNVKNDRGTKVSLRRYIDYPLLVTTVSDKCGPEDTYWKDLQDLYEKWEPDTGIRVLAFPTKQLNTEKNDSYPDILTCLKKYNVTFDVFSTLKVNGYYAHPLWQWLMMDGARITGNDIVGHPTTFTIDRKGNVLSRYPPTETPESRDEVMKTFMNIET
- the LOC122417172 gene encoding glutathione peroxidase 1-like → MENPEVSMGRPTRESIKNWVKYSICGVVALLCLIILVIMAVLMSQKNSKDDHDDSTDRSPDKSSPGDREPSSGDHESRPDDRGATTVPDDRGATTVPDDDTLDSDKPLRNQSKDWKTAKSLYQFTATNIDGDLINLNKYKGHPLIILNASSKANQLGTDMDHYEELKELYDKLKGSKNELKILAFLCNQFNDSDKKDETNVDFKEFITTDKKLEADLFTKVEVTGEGAQPLWKWLYKQYCTDIDVTDCKEINHDFTIFVVDKMGHYLGRFEYTKDLSSIERLIKST